The genomic segment GGGCCGGACGGGAAGTGGGGTTGATTCGCGGCATTTCGCCCCACTACACTTTCGGACCGACACCAGGAGACCAATATGCCGCAGCGCGTCCTCGTTACGGGCGGCCTCGGGTACCTCGGCAGCATCGCGTGCGAGCACCTGCTCGCGGCCGGGTACGAGGTCACCGCTCTCGACTCCCTCATTTACGAGGGCGGTCAGGGCCTGTACCACCTGTGCGCTCACCCGTCCTTCGACTTCATCAAGGGCGACGTGCGCGACGAAGCCGTGATGCGCCGGGCGCTCCGCGCGGCGGACGCGGTGGTCCACCTCGCGGGCACCGTCGGCGCGTCGGCGTGCGACCGCGACCCGGCCCAGGCCACGTCCGTTAACTTCGAGTCGGTGAAGCTGCTCAACAAACTGCGCAGCCCCGAACAGCTCGTCGTCTTCCCGAACACGAACAGCGGCTACGGCGCCACGTCCGGGGCCGCGCTGTGTACCGAGGACACGCCGCTCGAACCGATCTCGCTCTACGGGCGGACGAAGTGCGAGGCCGAGCGCCTGCTCCTCGACAGCCCGAATACCGTCACCCTCCGGCTCGCCACCGTGTTCGGCATGTCGCCGCGGATGCGCCTCGACCTGCTCGTCAACCACTTCGTTCACGCCGCGGTCAAGGACGGGTACCTCGTCCTGTTCGAGAAGGACTTCAAGCGGAACTTCGTTCACGTCCGGGACGTGGCCGACTGCTTCCTGCACGCCCTGGCCAACGGCGCGAAGATGGCCGGGCGGCCGTACAACCTGGGCCTGGACTCGGCCAATCTCTCGAAAGAGCAACTGGCCTTTGCCGTCAAGAAGCACGTGCCCAAGTTCTACATCCACTTCGCCCCGATCGGTGAAGACCCGGACAAGCGGAACTACGTCGTCTCGAGCGCCCGGCTCCGGGACGCCGGGTTCGAGGCCCGGCGGTCGCTCGACGCCGGCATCCAGGAACTGATCAAGGGCTACCGGATGGAAGGCCGCGGGCCGTTCAAGAACGCGGCATAAGGCATAGGCGGAGAAATAGCGTACCGCTTGTGTTGTTTGTGGTGCAGGCGTCTCGCCTGCCAAAGCGATGCAGGCGGGACGCCTGCACCACAACAAGACCGCACAGTTGCCGCGCGATCTTTTTCCCGTTTCTGCCTAACGGAGGCCGACATGCGCGACAGCGTGAACCGCCGGCGGCGCCGGCGCAACCCGTACACCGAGCTGCTCCACCTGCTGAACCAGCGGTACCACGCCGAGTTCGTGCGGGCGGAGCTGCTCCAGAACGACCTCACCGGCCTCCAGGGGTCGAAGTTCGCGCGGGTGGCGGAGTGGCTGCGGGTGCAAGCCCGTCGGCTGTTCCCGCACCCGGCGGCGGTCACGAAGTCCATCACCGAACACGCCGCGCCGTACACCGGACCGGTGTTTCCGGCCCCCGCCGACGCGCGGGTGAGCATCGTCATCCCGTTCCGCGACCGCCCCGAGTTGCTCCGGAACTGTTTGCGGAGCATCCGGCGCAGCACGTTCCGGCGGATCGAGATCGTTCTGGTGGACAACGGGAGCGAGGACCCGCGCACCGGGCGGCTCCTCGCCCGCGCCGGCGAGCGACTGGACGTGCGGCTCGTGAGCCGGCCCGGCCCGTTCAACTTCTCGCTGTTGTGCAACGCCGGCGCGGCCGCCGCGACCGGCGACCATCTGGTGTTCCTCAACAACGATACCGAGGTGCTTTCGCGCCAGTGGCTCGAACGGCTCCTCGGCCTCGCGGCCGACCCGGCGGTCGGAGCGGTCGGGGCCACGCTCCTGTTCCCCGATCGGACGATTCAGCACGCCGGCCTGTTGCCGCGGAGCGACGGCATGTGGGTTCACCCGTACCAGGGGCGCCCGGCCGATGATCCCGGCGCGGGCGGCGAGTTGAGGACGGTGCGGATCGTCCCCGCGGCCACCGCCGCGTGCCTGATGGTCCGCCGCGACCGGTTTGAAGAAGCGGGCGGGTTCGACGAGCGCATGCCGGTGACGCACAACGACGTGGACCTGTGCCGCCGCATCCGCGCGCGGGGGCGGGTGGTGGTCGTCACGCCGCGTGCGCGGTTGCTCCACTACGAAGGGCTGAGCCGCGGGTACACCGTCGATCCGCCGCCCGCGTAATGTGGGGAGTTGTTGGCCGCTGCGGTTCACAAAGTGTGTGGGTTGGGCCG from the Frigoriglobus tundricola genome contains:
- a CDS encoding NAD-dependent epimerase/dehydratase family protein, yielding MPQRVLVTGGLGYLGSIACEHLLAAGYEVTALDSLIYEGGQGLYHLCAHPSFDFIKGDVRDEAVMRRALRAADAVVHLAGTVGASACDRDPAQATSVNFESVKLLNKLRSPEQLVVFPNTNSGYGATSGAALCTEDTPLEPISLYGRTKCEAERLLLDSPNTVTLRLATVFGMSPRMRLDLLVNHFVHAAVKDGYLVLFEKDFKRNFVHVRDVADCFLHALANGAKMAGRPYNLGLDSANLSKEQLAFAVKKHVPKFYIHFAPIGEDPDKRNYVVSSARLRDAGFEARRSLDAGIQELIKGYRMEGRGPFKNAA
- a CDS encoding glycosyltransferase family 2 protein, yielding MRDSVNRRRRRRNPYTELLHLLNQRYHAEFVRAELLQNDLTGLQGSKFARVAEWLRVQARRLFPHPAAVTKSITEHAAPYTGPVFPAPADARVSIVIPFRDRPELLRNCLRSIRRSTFRRIEIVLVDNGSEDPRTGRLLARAGERLDVRLVSRPGPFNFSLLCNAGAAAATGDHLVFLNNDTEVLSRQWLERLLGLAADPAVGAVGATLLFPDRTIQHAGLLPRSDGMWVHPYQGRPADDPGAGGELRTVRIVPAATAACLMVRRDRFEEAGGFDERMPVTHNDVDLCRRIRARGRVVVVTPRARLLHYEGLSRGYTVDPPPA